A genomic segment from Glycine soja cultivar W05 chromosome 20, ASM419377v2, whole genome shotgun sequence encodes:
- the LOC114401372 gene encoding tubulin alpha-4 chain-like, with protein MRECISIHIGQAGIQVGNACWELYCLEHGIGPDGQMPSDKTVGGGDDAFNTFFSETGAGKHVPRAVFVDLEPTVIDEVRTGTYRQLFHPEQLISGKEDAANNFARGHYTIGKEIVDLCLDRIRKLADNCTGLQGFLVFNAVGGGTGSGLGSLLLERLSVDYGKKSKLGFTVYPSPQVSTSVVEPYNSVLSTHSLLEHTDVAVLLDNEAIYDICRRSLDIERPTYTNLNRLVSQVISSLTASLRFDGALNVDVTEFQTNLVPYPRIHFMLSSYAPVISAEKAYHEQLSVAEITNSAFEPSSMMAKCDPRHGKYMACCLMYRGDVVPKDVNAAVATIKTKRTIQFVDWCPTGFKCGINYQPPTVVPGGDLAKVQRAVCMISNSTSVAEVFGRIDHKFDLMYAKRAFVHWYVGEGMEEGEFSEAREDLAALEKDYEEVGAESGEGQEEDEDY; from the exons ATGAGAGAGTGCATCTCGATCCACATTGGTCAGGCTGGTATCCAGGTCGGAAATGCTTGCTGGGAGCTCTACTGCCTCGAGCACGGCATCGGG CCCGATGGGCAAATGCCAAGTGACAAGACAGTTGGCGGTGGTGATGATGCTTTCAATACTTTCTTCAGCGAGACTGGTGCTGGAAAGCACGTGCCACGTGCAGTGTTTGTAGATCTTGAGCCCACTGTTATTGATGAGGTGAGAACCGGAACTTACCGCCAGCTTTTCCACCCAGAGCAGCTCATCAGCGGCAAAGAAGATGCCGCCAACAACTTTGCCCGTGGCCATTATACCA TTGGGAAAGAGATTGTTGATCTGTGCTTGGACCGCATCAGAAAGCTTGCTGACAATTGCACTGGACTCCAAGGGTTTTTGGTCTTCAATGCCGTTGGTGGAGGAACTGGTTCTGGACTTGGTTCCCTTCTCTTGGAGCGTCTCTCCGTTGATTATGGCAAGAAATCAAAGCTTGGTTTCACAGTCTACCCCTCTCCTCAGGTGTCCACCTCTGTTGTTGAGCCATACAACAGTGTCCTCTCCACCCATTCTCTCTTGGAGCACACCGATGTTGCTGTCCTCTTGGACAATGAAGCCATTTATGACATCTGCAGACGCTCTCTCGACATTGAGCGTCCCACCTACACCAACCTCAACCGCCTTGTTTCTCAG GTGATTTCATCTTTGACTGCTTCCTTGAGGTTTGATGGTGCCCTGAATGTGGATGTGACTGAATTCCAGACCAACTTGGTCCCATACCCTAGAATCCATTTCATGCTTTCCTCCTATGCACCAGTTATCTCTGCTGAGAAGGCCTACCATGAACAGCTCTCAGTGGCAGAAATTACCAACAGTGCTTTTGAGCCATCGTCCATGATGGCCAAGTGTGATCCTCGTCACGGAAAGTACATGGCGTGTTGCCTGATGTACCGTGGTGATGTTGTGCCCAAAGATGTAAACGCTGCTGTTGCCACCATCAAGACCAAGAGGACCATTCAGTTTGTGGATTGGTGCCCTACTGGTTTCAAGTGTGGTATTAACTACCAGCCACCTACCGTTGTTCCTGGAGGCGACCTTGCCAAGGTGCAGAGGGCAGTTTGCATGATTTCAAACTCCACCAGTGTGGCTGAAGTGTTTGGCCGCATTGATCACAAGTTTGATCTCATGTATGCCAAGCGTGCTTTTGTCCACTGGTACGTGGGTGAGGGTATGGAAGAAGGTGAATTTTCTGAAGCCCGTGAGGACCTTGCAGCCCTTGAGAAGGATTATGAAGAAGTGGGTGCTGAGTCTGGTGAGGGCCAGGAAGAGGATGAAGACTACTAG
- the LOC114401205 gene encoding uncharacterized protein LOC114401205, producing MASLRPTLSQLSLSQSNFLRKSTWNNHLPCYLHKRIAKLQTFTTSKSSTFRVCCSSQETNNKNNGEEPPESLFMKELKRRGMTPTSLLDDYKQSDYGLDEEVYVNEEDRGFPKRKAVSTNVERSLDNQRERSMALNSEGLEGLIPRAKLLLTIGGTFFLGFGPLILIIVATFSALYFYFGPTFVHDASKMAISPPQYVDPYALLEDERISQIAPRLN from the exons ATGGCTTCTTTGAGACCTACCCTCTCTCAACTTTCCCTTTCCCAATCCAATTTTCTCAGAAAATCTACATGGAACAATCATCTACCTTGCTATTTACACAAAAGGATCGCAAAGTTGCAAACTTTTACCACTTCTAAGTCTTCCACTTTCAGGGTTTGCTGTAGTTCTCAAGAGACCAATAACAAAAACAATG GTGAAGAGCCTCCAGAGTCATTATTTATGAAGGAATTAAAGAGGAGAGGTATGACCCCTACATCATTGCTTGATGATTACAAACAAAGCGACTATGGACTTGATGAAGAGGTGTATGTGAATGAAGAAGATAGAGGTTTCCCAAAAAGAAAAGCTGTCTCAACCAATGTTGAGAGGAGTTTAGACAATCAGAGGGAACGATCTATGGCACTGAACAGTGAAGGTCTTGAG GGCTTGATACCTCGTGCTAAACTTCTTTTGACAATTGGAGGAACATTCTTCTTGGGATTTGGGCCGTTGATCCTCATAATTGTTGCAACCTTTTCTGCTCTTTACTTT TATTTTGGACCAACATTTGTCCATGATGCAAGCAAGATGGCTATATCACCTCCACAATATGTGGACCCTTACGCACTCCTAGAAGACGAAAGGATATCTCAGATAGCACCACGGCTAAACTAA
- the LOC114403331 gene encoding pyruvate kinase isozyme A, chloroplastic-like → MVLKSMVASASDLSLVSVAGNPPLDLKNRVFGSRVISLGFRFNKGSKWKGNERFNFKVRAAVEVGVERSKSKALEGGFGLDVVSEAELTVKGFAGLRKTKLVCTVGPACSSMEDLENLALGGMSVARLNMCHGTREWHRDVIRKIKKLNEEKGFCVSVMIDTEGSQIHVVDHGAPSSVKVEEGSNWVFTAEHYEGSRPFTVQTNYRGFSEGTEVGDELVIDGGMACFEVTEKTGNDLHCKCIDAGLFLPGAKFSFWRDGKLVRGNNKLPTLSTKDWADIDFGIAEGVDFFALSFVNHADSVKDLKMYLSTKSTKSIKVLAKIESLESLHKLEEIVRASDGIMVARGDLGVEIPLEQIPTVQEDIIYVCRQLNKPVIVASQLLESMVEYPTPTRAEVADVSEAVRQYADALMLSGESAIGSYGRKALAVLDMASSRMESWNRAENRQSLVSHHQLGESLPECITEQICNCAVEMANNLGVDAIFVYTKYGHMASLLSRNRPNPPIFAFTNDDSTRMALTLQWGVVPILVDLSDDAESNISKSVQLMKSRGLISQGDVVLVVSDVAPTRASPMAFQSIQVKTII, encoded by the exons ATGGTTTTGAAGTCAATGGTTGCTTCCGCGAGCGATCTAAGTCTCGTGAGTGTTGCAGGGAACCCTCCCCTTGATTTGAAGAATCGGGTTTTCGGTAGCCGCGTCATCAGCCTCGGATTTCGTTTCAACAAAGGTAGTAAATGGAAGGGGAATGAAAGGTTTAACTTTAAGGTTCGTGCAGCTGTGGAAGTGGGTGTGGAGAGATCGAAGAGCAAGGCTTTGGAGGGTGGTTTTGGGTTGGATGTGGTTTCAGAGGCAGAGTTAACGGTGAAGGGTTTTGCGGGGTTGAGGAAGACCAAGCTCGTGTGCACTGTTGGTCCTGCTTGCAGCTCTATGGAGGATCTTGAGAACTTGGCTCTTGGAGGCATGAGTGTTGCCAGGCTCAACATGTGCCATGGGACCAGGGAGTGGCACCGTGATGTGATTAGGAAGATCAAGAAGTTGAATGAGGAGAAAGGGTTCTGTGTTTCTGTAATGATTGACACTGAGGGTAGTCAGATTCATGTTGTTGATCATGGAGCTCCTTCCTCGGTTAAAGTTGAG GAAGGTTCAAATTGGGTGTTTACTGCTGAACATTATGAGGGTTCTCGTCCATTCACTGTTCAAACGAACTATAGAGGTTTTTCTGAAG GTACCGAAGTGGGTGATGAACTTGTAATTGATGGTGGAATGGCATGCTTTGAAGTCACAGAAAAGACTGGTAATGATTTGCATTGCAAATGCATAGATGCTGGTCTTTTCCTGCCTGGAGCCAAATTTAGTTTTTGGAGAGATGGAAAGCTTGTGAGGGGGAATAACAAGCTCCCCACTCTATCGACAAAG GATTGGGCTGACATTGACTTTGGTATAGCAGAGGGAGTTGATTTTTTTGCCTTATCCTTTGTCAATCATGCTGATTCTGTTAAGGATCTAAAGATGTACCTCTCTACGAAGTCAACCAA ATCCATTAAAGTTTTGGCAAAGATAGAAAGCTTAGAATCCCTTCATAAACTGGAGGAAATAGTGCGAGCTTCTGATGGGATCATGGTGGCTCGGGGTGACCTTGGTGTCGAAATACCACTTGAACAGATTCCTACAGTCCAAGAGGATATAATTTACGTATGCAGACAATTAAACAAGCCAGTGATTGTAGCTTCTCAGCTTCTTGAGTCAATGGTCGAGTATCCAACGCCAACACGTGCTGag GTAGCAGATGTTTCTGAAGCAGTTCGACAGTATGCTGATGCTTTAATGTTGTCTGGAGAGTCAGCTATTGGATCATATGGACGAAAAGCTTTGGCAGTCTTGGATATGGCTAGCAGTAGAATGGAATCATGGAATCGGGCGGAAAATAGACAAAGTCTTGTTAGCCACCATCAACTTGGAGAATCATTGCCAGAATGCATTACTGAGCAAATATGCAATTGTGCCGTTGAAATGG CCAACAACCTTGGTGTGGATGCCATCTTTGTGTACACAAAGTATGGACACATGGCATCGCTTCTATCGCGCAACCGCCCGAATCCTCCCATCTTTGCTTTCACCAACGATGACAGTACCCGCATGGCTCTGACTTTGCAATGGGGTGTTGTACCCATTCTGGTTGATTTGTCCGATGATGCTGAATCTAACATCTCAAAGTCTGTTCAACTTATGAAATCTAGAGGGTTGATCAGCCAAGGAGATGTTGTTCTAGTGGTCTCAGATGTTGCTCCAACACGTGCCTCTCCTATGGCTTTCCAGTCTATTCAGGTGAAGACTATtatctaa